Proteins encoded together in one Solanum lycopersicum chromosome 7, SLM_r2.1 window:
- the LOC138337295 gene encoding uncharacterized protein, which translates to MGLTSSEKAELSTYQLKDVAQTWLDIQDKPRFKKRFSNQVPSKFTKTLDDRVSNPKSQKGRGTSLPNKKPTCAKCRKGHLGECLVGIGNCFSCGKSGHKVRYCPNLKGQDKGRGKSQTSGSNVDASKKNHFYALRSRVEQETSPDVVTAMSKVFSIDVYALLDSGATLSFITPLVSKKFDILPDILNEPFMVTTPVGESVIAKRVYRNCPLMFHNRVTHVELVEFDMIDFDVILGMDSLHASVASIDCRTRVLTFQMNLS; encoded by the exons ATGGGGTTGACTAgtagtgagaaggccgagttatccacttatcaactcaaagatgtggctcaaacttg gcttgatatccaagacaagcctaggttcaagaagaggttttctaaccaagttccttccaagttcACTAAGACtcttgatgatagggtgtctaaccctaagtctcAAAAAGGAAGAGGTACTAGTTTACCAAATAAAAAGCCTACTTGTGCCAAGTGTCGAAAAGGTCATTTAGGAGAATGCTTAGTTGGAATAGGCAATTGTTTTAgttgtggtaaaagtgggcACAAAGTTCGATATTGCCCAAATTTGAAGGGGCAAGATAAGGGTAGAGGTAAATCTCAAACAAGTGGTTCAAATGTTGATGCTTCGAAGAAGAACCACTTTTATGCTCTTCGCTCTAGAgttgagcaagagacttctcctgaTGTGGTGACCGCTATGTCGAAAGTCTTTTCTATtgatgtgtatgctttacttgataGCGGTGCTACCTTGTCATTTATTACTCCTCTAGTatctaaaaagtttgacattttgccTGATATCTTGAATGAACCTTTCATGGTAACTACTCCGGTAGGTGAGTCGGTgattgcaaaaagggtgtatagaaattgtcctttAATGTTTCACAATAGAGTaactcatgttgaattagtagaatTTGATATGAtcgattttgatgtcattttggggatggattCGTTGCATGCTAGCGTTGCttccatagattgtagaacaagggttttaactttccaaatgaacctgtcttag